Proteins from a single region of Belliella baltica DSM 15883:
- the mutL gene encoding DNA mismatch repair endonuclease MutL, translating to MNDIIQLLPDAIANQIAAGEVVQRPASALKEMLENAVDAGATQVQVVVKDAGKALMLVIDNGKGMTLTDARMCFERHATSKIRTSADLFAIHTFGFRGEAMASIAAVSQVEMKTRQAGDELGTLIQIEGSEFKKQEPISCPQGTSIAVKNLFFNVPARRNFLKSNAVEMKHLVDEFQRVALSYPEIGFKFTQNDMELFNLVPGKLSQRIVGIFGKNYQGQLVTCQEETPHLNIKGYIGKPENAKKTRGEQYFFVNNRFIRSNYLHHAVSNAYEGLMPSDMQPFYVLFLEIDPSHIDINVHPTKTEIKFDDERTVYAVIRSAVKQSLGAHNVVPALDFNMDVNFTENWKNDEIRKSDVRLENTYKPDDLGKENSYKNFQTPSFRKQDVSGWERLFEGGEKTISPDFEQKDVIDSPSDFLTFSSKANDSHQREQIFPIEQENTGTTFQVELSYIIAQMSSGLLILDQQATHERILYERYLKQLKNAAGISQQCLFPQHIQLSQSDFALVMDIKEELNSLGFVIVEFGKETILIQGVPADIQVTNEKALFEGLLEQFKHFKSELSLDNRENLARSLAKKSAIKKGVRLDSTEMETLVGQLFACQNPNYGLGGNKTFVKLDLHKIHAFFNR from the coding sequence ATGAACGACATCATACAACTTCTTCCCGATGCAATTGCCAATCAAATTGCAGCAGGTGAAGTAGTTCAGCGACCTGCTTCTGCTTTGAAGGAAATGCTTGAAAATGCCGTGGACGCAGGCGCCACCCAAGTTCAAGTAGTGGTCAAAGATGCTGGAAAAGCTTTAATGCTTGTCATTGACAATGGCAAAGGCATGACTTTGACTGATGCAAGAATGTGCTTTGAAAGACACGCTACTTCTAAAATCAGAACTTCCGCAGACCTTTTTGCCATCCACACTTTTGGATTTCGCGGAGAGGCTATGGCTTCTATAGCAGCAGTATCGCAAGTAGAGATGAAGACTCGTCAAGCTGGGGATGAACTGGGTACCCTAATCCAAATAGAAGGTTCTGAGTTTAAGAAACAAGAACCTATTTCATGTCCTCAAGGAACTTCTATTGCCGTTAAAAACCTGTTTTTTAATGTACCTGCTCGCAGAAATTTTCTCAAATCCAATGCAGTAGAAATGAAACATCTCGTAGATGAATTTCAGAGAGTAGCTCTCTCCTACCCTGAAATTGGATTTAAATTTACTCAAAATGACATGGAGCTTTTCAACTTAGTTCCAGGAAAATTGAGTCAAAGAATTGTAGGGATTTTTGGCAAAAACTATCAAGGACAACTGGTGACTTGTCAGGAAGAGACACCACATCTTAATATCAAAGGTTACATTGGGAAGCCTGAAAACGCCAAAAAAACAAGGGGAGAACAATACTTCTTTGTCAACAATAGATTTATCAGAAGCAATTATCTACATCATGCCGTTTCCAACGCCTATGAAGGATTGATGCCCTCGGACATGCAGCCCTTCTATGTGTTATTTTTAGAAATTGATCCTTCGCACATTGATATCAATGTACATCCGACCAAAACAGAAATTAAATTCGATGATGAACGTACTGTATATGCCGTAATTCGATCAGCCGTAAAGCAATCCTTAGGAGCGCACAATGTGGTTCCTGCTTTGGACTTCAATATGGATGTGAACTTCACTGAAAATTGGAAAAATGACGAGATTAGGAAAAGTGATGTACGATTAGAAAACACCTACAAACCCGATGATTTGGGGAAGGAAAACAGTTATAAAAATTTCCAGACTCCAAGTTTCAGAAAGCAGGATGTCTCCGGATGGGAAAGATTATTTGAAGGGGGTGAAAAGACGATCTCTCCTGACTTTGAACAAAAAGATGTCATAGACTCACCTTCAGATTTTCTTACTTTTTCCTCTAAGGCAAATGACAGTCATCAAAGAGAACAAATCTTTCCGATAGAACAAGAAAATACCGGGACAACATTCCAAGTGGAATTGAGCTACATTATCGCCCAAATGTCTTCTGGCTTATTGATTTTAGATCAGCAGGCTACCCACGAGAGAATCCTGTACGAGCGTTATTTGAAGCAATTGAAAAATGCAGCTGGAATTTCGCAGCAGTGTCTTTTTCCTCAGCACATTCAACTCAGCCAATCAGATTTTGCGCTTGTGATGGATATCAAAGAAGAATTAAACAGCTTGGGCTTTGTAATTGTTGAATTTGGGAAAGAGACAATTCTCATTCAAGGAGTTCCAGCAGATATTCAAGTCACAAACGAGAAAGCACTTTTTGAAGGCTTATTAGAGCAATTTAAGCATTTCAAATCAGAACTTTCTCTTGATAATCGTGAAAATCTTGCAAGATCTTTAGCTAAAAAATCTGCTATTAAAAAAGGTGTTCGATTGGACTCAACAGAAATGGAAACCTTAGTGGGTCAATTATTTGCCTGTCAAAATCCAAATTACGGACTTGGTGGGAACAAAACCTTTGTCAAACTTGATTTACATAAAATACACGCTTTTTTCAACCGATAA
- a CDS encoding glycoside hydrolase family 3 N-terminal domain-containing protein has protein sequence MRIKVWSSLLGLALIFQADGVLGRDIPNIFSNEKSFEIEGSRVENDTSEFFREKKDPLMAEDYRRQMEWVDSVFNNQTFEQRLGQLFMVAAYSNRDFRHREEIAKLIKEQNLGGLIFFQGGPVRQANLTNYYQSISDTPLFIAMDAEWGINMRLDSVITFPKAMTLGALPDERLIYEMGKEIARQFTELGMHINFAPVVDVNSNPNNPVIGYRAFGEEKRLVARKSMAYMKGLQENGIIANAKHFPGHGDTESDSHYTLPVIRHSQSRILDIDLYPYRELINEDLMSVMVAHLHIPSLDSEKNKATTLSKYVVTDLLKDQMKFDGLIFTDALNMKGVSSYYKPGEVDLLALEAGNDILLYSEDVPKAKQLIIEAIREGRLSQEEIDNRIIKVLKAKYWAGLHQKPKIKVEGLIDRLNTKKTALLVEQLFSNSITVTSNKNSFLPLRNLDLLNIASLTIGGDGQVFQDKIDKYAKVDHFNIDKGTNGSSLNQIKEKLANYNTVIVGLMGVTNSPSRDFGVNQSDIEFIKELSKEKSVVVSLFGNTYASKNLNGLPHNILTFENNEFTQKLVPEIIFGGRSARGMMPVSISENIKIGSGGYLEGLKKLSYSYPESQGMNSSVLAEIDQIMEVGIRKKATPGGVVLVAKNGQVVFEKAYGHLDYNKTQEVNTRTVYDLASITKVLATTQAVMFLASRDIIDMDKPISRYLPELKQTNKGDLLLKDIMAHEAGLVAFIPYYVNTVESGSWKNEYYRDSAFEDFNIPISNDMYAKQSLRDSIWNWTIKSNLRKLDPNRKRYSYVYSDLTMYLMQAVVERLTNQPMDEFLDQNFYAPLGLHTLTFKPHNKIALQNIAPTEDDIAFRKRLVQGFVHDPGAAMYGGVAGHAGLFGTANDLAVMMQMMLNGGKYGDVNLLDEKVINQFTKRQSNQSRRGWGWDKPEPEKGKGGGAGVLAPKSTFGHTGFTGTAVWADPENDLIYVFLSNRVHPDASNNLLLKEGIRTEIHDVIYRSINKPERAQRLIEE, from the coding sequence ATGCGAATAAAAGTTTGGAGCTCACTTTTAGGTTTAGCCTTGATTTTTCAGGCTGATGGGGTTTTAGGTAGGGATATACCGAACATATTTTCAAATGAGAAAAGTTTTGAGATCGAAGGCTCAAGAGTTGAAAACGATACATCTGAATTTTTCAGAGAAAAAAAAGACCCATTAATGGCAGAAGATTATAGAAGGCAAATGGAATGGGTGGATTCCGTTTTCAATAATCAGACATTTGAGCAGCGTTTAGGCCAGCTTTTTATGGTTGCTGCCTACTCAAATAGGGACTTCAGACATAGAGAAGAAATTGCCAAATTAATAAAGGAACAAAATCTCGGAGGCTTGATTTTTTTTCAAGGAGGACCAGTAAGGCAAGCAAATCTTACTAATTATTATCAATCTATTTCAGACACCCCGTTATTTATAGCTATGGACGCAGAATGGGGAATCAATATGAGACTAGATTCAGTGATTACTTTTCCCAAAGCAATGACCTTGGGGGCACTTCCTGATGAGAGATTGATTTATGAAATGGGGAAAGAGATTGCGAGGCAATTTACTGAGTTGGGAATGCATATTAATTTTGCTCCCGTGGTAGATGTTAATTCTAATCCCAACAATCCTGTAATTGGATATCGGGCTTTTGGAGAAGAGAAGAGGCTTGTAGCAAGGAAGTCGATGGCTTATATGAAAGGCCTTCAAGAAAATGGAATAATTGCCAATGCAAAACATTTCCCAGGTCATGGAGATACAGAGTCTGATTCTCATTATACTTTACCAGTCATCCGTCATTCTCAAAGTAGAATATTAGATATCGACCTTTACCCTTATCGAGAGCTGATAAATGAAGATTTGATGAGTGTGATGGTAGCACATTTACATATCCCAAGCCTTGATAGTGAGAAAAATAAAGCCACTACACTATCAAAATATGTAGTCACAGATCTACTTAAGGATCAAATGAAATTTGATGGATTGATTTTTACTGATGCACTGAATATGAAAGGTGTGAGTAGTTATTATAAGCCTGGGGAAGTTGATTTGTTAGCATTGGAAGCAGGGAATGATATTTTGCTCTACTCAGAAGATGTCCCTAAAGCGAAACAATTGATCATTGAAGCCATCAGAGAAGGGAGGCTAAGTCAAGAAGAAATCGATAATAGAATCATAAAAGTACTAAAGGCTAAATATTGGGCAGGACTACATCAAAAGCCAAAAATCAAGGTTGAAGGGCTTATTGATAGATTGAATACAAAAAAAACGGCACTTTTGGTTGAGCAACTTTTTTCAAATTCAATCACAGTAACTTCCAATAAGAATAGTTTTCTTCCTTTACGAAATTTAGACTTGCTGAATATTGCATCTTTGACCATTGGGGGTGATGGACAAGTTTTTCAAGATAAAATTGACAAATATGCTAAAGTGGATCATTTTAATATTGACAAGGGCACCAATGGGAGTTCACTCAATCAGATCAAGGAAAAACTAGCAAATTATAATACTGTAATTGTAGGGTTGATGGGCGTGACGAATAGCCCCTCAAGAGATTTTGGCGTTAATCAATCTGACATCGAGTTTATTAAGGAGTTGAGTAAAGAGAAATCTGTTGTTGTATCACTTTTTGGAAATACCTATGCTTCCAAAAATCTTAATGGTTTACCTCACAATATTCTGACTTTTGAAAATAATGAATTTACTCAAAAACTCGTGCCTGAAATCATATTTGGTGGAAGATCAGCTAGAGGTATGATGCCTGTTTCAATAAGTGAAAATATTAAAATTGGAAGTGGGGGTTATCTTGAAGGTTTGAAAAAATTATCTTACAGCTATCCTGAAAGTCAAGGCATGAACAGTTCTGTTTTGGCAGAGATTGATCAAATCATGGAGGTTGGAATTAGAAAAAAGGCAACTCCTGGAGGAGTGGTTCTAGTAGCAAAAAATGGTCAAGTAGTTTTTGAAAAAGCTTATGGGCACCTAGATTACAATAAAACGCAAGAAGTCAACACCAGAACTGTCTATGACCTAGCTTCGATAACTAAGGTATTGGCAACTACTCAGGCTGTCATGTTTTTGGCGAGTAGAGATATTATTGATATGGACAAGCCTATATCAAGGTATTTGCCTGAATTGAAGCAGACCAATAAGGGGGATTTACTATTGAAGGATATCATGGCTCACGAGGCTGGACTAGTGGCTTTTATACCTTATTATGTCAATACAGTAGAGTCAGGTTCTTGGAAAAATGAATATTATCGAGATTCTGCCTTCGAAGATTTTAACATTCCAATTTCTAATGATATGTATGCGAAACAAAGCTTGAGGGATAGCATTTGGAATTGGACAATCAAATCTAATTTGAGAAAACTCGATCCAAATCGCAAAAGATATAGTTATGTTTATTCAGATTTGACTATGTATTTGATGCAAGCAGTCGTAGAGCGATTGACCAATCAGCCGATGGATGAATTTTTGGATCAGAATTTCTACGCTCCACTTGGTTTGCATACCTTGACTTTCAAGCCCCACAATAAGATAGCTTTACAAAACATTGCTCCAACAGAGGATGATATTGCCTTCCGAAAAAGGCTAGTGCAAGGGTTTGTTCATGATCCTGGAGCAGCGATGTATGGAGGTGTTGCAGGCCATGCAGGATTGTTTGGGACGGCAAACGACCTTGCAGTCATGATGCAAATGATGCTCAATGGTGGAAAATACGGTGATGTGAATCTTTTGGATGAAAAAGTTATCAATCAATTTACAAAAAGACAATCCAATCAAAGCCGAAGAGGTTGGGGTTGGGACAAGCCCGAGCCGGAGAAAGGTAAAGGTGGGGGAGCTGGAGTATTGGCACCCAAAAGCACATTTGGCCACACAGGTTTTACTGGTACAGCAGTTTGGGCAGATCCAGAAAATGATTTGATTTATGTATTTTTATCAAATCGAGTACATCCAGATGCGAGCAATAACCTATTGCTCAAAGAAGGGATTCGGACTGAAATTCATGATGTTATCTACCGATCTATAAATAAGCCCGAAAGGGCGCAGAGATTGATTGAGGAATAA
- the bshA gene encoding N-acetyl-alpha-D-glucosaminyl L-malate synthase BshA: protein MKIGIVCYPTFGGSGVVATELGKALAKEGHQIHFITYRQPTRLDFFSENLFYHEVDIKSYPLFEHAPYELALASKMVNVVKYEQLDLLHVHYAIPHASAAYMAKQILKEEGIYIPVVTTLHGTDITLVGKDPSYEPVVTFSINQSDGVTAVSEDLRKATYELFPVKRDIEVIPNFIDLDRFKKQKKDHFKLAICPHNEKLIVHTSNFRKVKRVEDVIKVFFEVRKVIPAKLLLVGDGPERDKMERLCRELGTCDDIRFLGKLEAVEEVLSVADLFMMPSEKESFGLAALEAMACEVPILSSNAGGIPELNIDGETGYVCNVGDVETMTERALEILKNENLPGFKDRALKRAKEFDVTNILPMYEAFYHQTIEKSKALLAKI, encoded by the coding sequence ATGAAAATAGGAATTGTCTGTTATCCAACATTTGGAGGTAGTGGTGTCGTAGCTACTGAATTAGGAAAAGCTTTGGCCAAAGAAGGGCATCAAATTCATTTTATTACATACAGGCAGCCCACTAGGTTGGATTTTTTTAGTGAAAACTTATTCTATCACGAAGTAGATATCAAAAGTTATCCATTATTCGAACATGCTCCCTACGAACTTGCATTAGCTAGTAAAATGGTCAATGTTGTCAAGTATGAACAGCTTGATTTACTGCATGTTCACTATGCCATTCCTCATGCTTCTGCGGCTTATATGGCTAAGCAAATCTTAAAGGAAGAAGGTATTTATATTCCTGTAGTGACAACCCTTCATGGAACAGACATTACCTTGGTAGGCAAAGACCCTAGCTATGAACCTGTAGTGACTTTTAGTATCAATCAGTCTGATGGTGTCACAGCGGTATCAGAAGATTTAAGAAAAGCGACTTATGAGCTTTTTCCTGTAAAGAGAGATATTGAAGTAATTCCAAATTTCATAGATCTTGACCGATTCAAAAAACAGAAAAAGGATCATTTCAAACTTGCCATCTGTCCTCATAATGAGAAATTAATCGTTCATACATCTAATTTTAGAAAAGTGAAGAGGGTGGAGGATGTCATTAAGGTTTTCTTTGAAGTGAGAAAAGTAATCCCTGCCAAATTACTTCTAGTAGGAGATGGGCCTGAAAGAGACAAGATGGAAAGACTATGTCGAGAACTGGGCACATGTGATGACATTAGGTTCTTAGGTAAATTAGAAGCAGTTGAGGAAGTCTTGTCTGTTGCGGATTTATTTATGATGCCATCTGAAAAGGAAAGTTTTGGTCTAGCAGCATTAGAGGCTATGGCCTGTGAGGTTCCTATTTTATCTTCGAACGCTGGTGGGATTCCTGAATTGAACATCGATGGAGAAACAGGCTATGTATGTAATGTAGGTGATGTTGAGACAATGACGGAAAGAGCTTTGGAGATTTTGAAAAATGAAAATCTTCCAGGTTTTAAAGATAGAGCTTTGAAGAGAGCTAAAGAATTTGATGTGACGAATATTCTACCGATGTACGAGGCTTTTTATCACCAAACTATAGAAAAATCTAAGGCTCTCTTGGCTAAAATTTAA
- a CDS encoding sterol desaturase family protein, whose amino-acid sequence MKKIGRLDRPDNNGSAHMFDNPLLERISRTHISIPIVMFLSISAVSFYYALTSTSINLSIGLLLLLAGLFVFTFVEYMMHKHFFHMEPDTPAKDKLQYSVHGVHHDYPKDKDRLAMPPFISAFYALVFYLVFTLIMGDYALYFLPGFLLGYSAYLGVHYIVHAYQPPKNFLKVLWVNHAVHHYKDPDVAFGVSSPLWDYILGTMPKK is encoded by the coding sequence ATGAAAAAAATAGGAAGATTGGATAGACCAGACAATAATGGGTCAGCTCATATGTTTGATAATCCACTTTTAGAAAGAATTTCAAGAACACATATTAGTATTCCTATTGTTATGTTTCTCAGCATTAGTGCAGTTTCATTTTATTATGCACTCACTAGTACTTCAATTAACTTATCTATAGGCTTATTACTTCTGCTTGCAGGATTATTTGTATTTACATTTGTAGAATACATGATGCACAAACATTTCTTTCATATGGAACCGGATACCCCTGCCAAAGATAAGTTGCAGTATTCCGTTCATGGTGTTCATCATGACTATCCTAAGGATAAAGACAGGTTGGCAATGCCTCCTTTTATAAGTGCTTTTTATGCCTTGGTATTTTATTTGGTATTTACCTTAATCATGGGAGATTATGCCTTATATTTCCTTCCTGGGTTTTTATTAGGTTATTCAGCTTATTTAGGAGTTCACTACATAGTACACGCCTATCAGCCACCAAAGAATTTTTTAAAAGTGCTTTGGGTAAACCATGCAGTTCATCATTATAAAGATCCGGATGTAGCTTTTGGAGTAAGCTCACCGCTGTGGGATTATATTTTAGGTACAATGCCGAAAAAATGA
- a CDS encoding epimerase: MKISIVGLGWLGLPLADHLMNLGHQVIGSTTTIEKSIFLTKKGYNNAVLKFNPHPEGSEFQRLFQADLIVINIPPRTRTADPTFHPEQIKYLKELINQSGISKVIYVSATSVYPDENQVAREADLLSKKNTGNIALFDAENLLWKDKQYDLTVVRFGGLLGVDRIPGRYFSGKENVEGDSPVNYIHRDDAVNLLSWIIEKNLWNETFNGVTPLHPQRKEVYEKNAKELGFDPPKSYDKSETKLWKKISCNKILETGFEFKISDPLDFWDQV, from the coding sequence ATGAAAATTTCAATAGTAGGATTAGGTTGGCTGGGCCTCCCATTAGCAGATCACTTGATGAATCTTGGTCACCAGGTGATAGGTAGTACGACAACCATAGAAAAATCAATTTTCTTAACAAAAAAGGGCTACAACAATGCAGTTTTGAAATTTAATCCACACCCAGAAGGAAGTGAATTTCAAAGACTTTTTCAAGCAGATTTGATTGTAATAAATATTCCTCCTCGAACACGCACTGCTGACCCCACATTTCATCCAGAGCAGATCAAATATTTAAAGGAATTGATCAATCAATCGGGGATTTCAAAGGTTATTTACGTCTCGGCAACATCAGTTTATCCAGACGAAAATCAGGTTGCAAGAGAAGCAGATTTACTTTCCAAAAAGAATACAGGTAATATTGCTTTGTTTGATGCAGAAAACTTACTTTGGAAAGATAAGCAATACGATTTAACCGTAGTTAGGTTTGGAGGCTTGCTTGGTGTAGATAGGATTCCTGGCAGGTATTTTTCAGGGAAAGAAAATGTGGAGGGGGACTCTCCCGTGAATTATATTCATAGAGATGATGCAGTAAACTTATTGTCTTGGATCATTGAAAAAAATCTTTGGAACGAGACTTTTAATGGAGTGACACCTTTACACCCTCAGAGAAAAGAAGTCTATGAAAAGAATGCTAAGGAGCTAGGTTTTGATCCTCCCAAATCTTATGACAAGTCCGAAACTAAATTATGGAAAAAAATCTCTTGTAATAAAATCCTCGAAACAGGTTTTGAATTTAAAATTTCAGATCCTTTAGATTTTTGGGATCAGGTATAA
- a CDS encoding PQQ-dependent sugar dehydrogenase, which translates to MKLHKNLAFILSASLFSGIIACSEPSDKVETIEPDPFAVTSEKLTFSVDTLFTDFENPWGMTWLPDGRMLVTERKGEILIFKDDKFTGEKLTGVPAVHEVNQAGLLDIAVHPDYANNGWIYLAYAKDMGEGGVLVISRAKLEGNALVNLEELAVNMPEWKGGRHFGTRIVFDNENYLYYSNGDKGNRPQNAQELDNSHGKIHRIHDDGRIPSDNPFVDVAGAIPTIWTYGNRNPQGIIFDKENNRLWAVEHGPKGGDELNLIEKGKNYGWPEITYGIDYDGSIITEETEKEGMVQPVTYWVPSIATCGMTLVTSDKYPNWKGNILVAGLAGQQVARVELDGTNYLGQEKLLDGIGRVRQISQSPDGYLYAIVEATGLMVKLIPQN; encoded by the coding sequence ATGAAATTACACAAAAATTTAGCTTTTATTTTGAGTGCCAGTTTATTCTCAGGAATAATTGCTTGCTCAGAACCATCAGATAAAGTAGAAACAATAGAACCTGACCCATTTGCGGTGACGTCTGAAAAATTGACTTTCTCTGTTGATACCTTGTTCACAGACTTTGAAAACCCTTGGGGAATGACTTGGCTTCCTGATGGAAGAATGCTTGTCACAGAGAGAAAGGGCGAAATCCTGATTTTTAAAGACGACAAATTCACTGGCGAAAAACTAACGGGGGTTCCTGCTGTCCATGAAGTCAATCAGGCTGGACTTTTGGATATCGCTGTTCATCCAGATTATGCAAACAATGGCTGGATCTACTTGGCTTATGCCAAAGATATGGGTGAAGGCGGTGTTTTGGTGATTTCAAGAGCCAAGCTAGAAGGCAACGCTTTGGTAAATTTGGAAGAGCTCGCAGTCAATATGCCAGAATGGAAAGGCGGAAGACACTTCGGGACAAGAATCGTTTTTGACAATGAAAATTATCTTTATTATTCAAATGGAGATAAAGGAAATAGACCACAAAATGCTCAAGAATTAGATAATTCACATGGTAAGATTCATAGAATCCATGATGATGGAAGAATCCCATCTGACAATCCTTTTGTAGATGTAGCTGGTGCTATCCCAACGATTTGGACATATGGGAATAGAAATCCTCAAGGAATCATTTTTGATAAAGAAAACAACAGACTTTGGGCAGTAGAACATGGCCCTAAAGGTGGTGATGAATTAAACTTGATCGAAAAAGGAAAAAACTACGGTTGGCCAGAGATCACTTATGGCATCGACTATGATGGTTCTATCATCACAGAAGAAACAGAGAAAGAGGGAATGGTACAACCAGTTACTTACTGGGTCCCATCCATAGCGACTTGTGGTATGACATTAGTTACTTCTGATAAATATCCGAATTGGAAAGGTAATATACTTGTAGCTGGCTTAGCTGGTCAACAGGTTGCAAGAGTAGAATTGGATGGTACAAACTATCTTGGACAAGAAAAGCTTCTTGATGGAATTGGAAGAGTGAGACAAATATCTCAAAGTCCTGACGGATATCTTTATGCTATTGTAGAAGCAACTGGATTGATGGTAAAACTCATTCCTCAGAATTAA
- a CDS encoding sugar phosphate isomerase/epimerase family protein, which yields MKNQIWIMTSAFDQLDLDQTIAKAKEAEVQGLDVCVFRRDGTRDDFVATHIDYENFDLNSAGQLIDKFNQAKLRLSIGAFDNLIGGAEDQKLKNQNHLLKLIRMAHLLGGDENDVKVGTFVGYNHELGNLENGFERNLEEYQRIFTPIIKYAESLGVTVLYENCPMEGWRSSGYSTTFNNLTGVLAARKIMYQLIPSHAHGEIYDPSHDVWQNTDPVEVIKHTELTRLKRIHVKSTRNISDPFWGNMYPMQRVKAEWAEKAGIPNSTNEWDRHHYEATLPGFGLGDSMDWRKFVMALREKGFEGPFEIENEAKLSKQTGNMAAIMQGCKAAVQNLAPLLWSLQEDGYTYLQSDIKPLKNLNKKEIPIMTMKELS from the coding sequence ATGAAGAATCAAATTTGGATCATGACCTCTGCATTTGATCAGTTGGATCTGGATCAAACCATAGCCAAAGCAAAAGAAGCTGAGGTACAAGGCTTAGATGTCTGTGTATTTAGAAGGGATGGGACGCGAGATGACTTTGTTGCTACTCATATAGATTATGAAAACTTTGATTTAAATAGTGCCGGTCAACTTATTGATAAATTTAATCAAGCAAAATTAAGATTGTCAATTGGAGCCTTTGATAATTTAATTGGTGGAGCTGAAGATCAGAAATTAAAAAATCAAAACCATCTCTTGAAATTAATCCGAATGGCACATCTTCTCGGAGGGGATGAGAATGATGTTAAGGTTGGAACTTTCGTCGGCTACAATCATGAATTGGGAAATTTGGAAAATGGTTTTGAAAGAAATCTAGAAGAATATCAAAGAATTTTCACACCTATTATTAAGTATGCAGAGAGTCTGGGAGTGACGGTTTTGTATGAAAACTGCCCAATGGAAGGTTGGCGATCTTCGGGCTATTCCACCACTTTTAATAATCTAACAGGAGTATTGGCAGCTCGGAAAATTATGTATCAATTGATTCCAAGCCATGCACATGGAGAGATATATGACCCATCACATGATGTTTGGCAGAACACTGACCCTGTAGAAGTAATCAAGCATACCGAGTTAACAAGACTAAAAAGAATCCATGTCAAATCCACTAGGAATATTTCTGATCCATTTTGGGGAAATATGTATCCTATGCAAAGGGTTAAAGCGGAGTGGGCCGAGAAAGCAGGGATTCCTAACAGTACCAATGAATGGGATAGACACCATTATGAAGCAACTTTACCTGGCTTTGGACTGGGTGATTCGATGGATTGGAGGAAGTTTGTAATGGCATTGAGAGAAAAGGGCTTTGAAGGACCCTTTGAAATCGAAAATGAAGCCAAGCTCTCAAAGCAAACGGGCAACATGGCTGCTATCATGCAAGGGTGCAAAGCAGCAGTTCAAAATCTTGCCCCATTACTTTGGTCTTTGCAAGAAGATGGATATACTTATCTGCAGTCTGATATTAAACCTTTGAAAAATTTGAATAAAAAAGAGATTCCGATTATGACGATGAAAGAACTTTCTTGA